One segment of Triticum aestivum cultivar Chinese Spring chromosome 2A, IWGSC CS RefSeq v2.1, whole genome shotgun sequence DNA contains the following:
- the LOC123189849 gene encoding patatin-like phospholipase domain-containing protein 4 isoform X1, producing MLRASARGLLVGRRRDLMASLLAFSSSASGPPHKPSPSHTSPPPPSASSSARASRFRLLLARAAARRDPEPPPQAESEKKSIAVRTGELFLGLSALFIRAGRGTAPVEEVEQREGVLWEQRPEDVEAERQRQRREVATASPGFSFSAAGLLFPYHLGVAQCLLDKGYITERTPLAGSSAGAIICAVIASGKTMQEALQVTKILAEDCRSKGTAFRLGAVLKDVLEKFLPDDLHISCNGRIRVAITQLSWRPRGLLVDQFDSKEDVISAIITSSFIPGYLAPRPATLFRNRLCVDGGLTLFMPPTSASETVRICAFPAGRLGLQGIGISPDCNPENRATPRQLFNWALEPAEDEVLDKLYELGYQDAAVWAEQNPPESTVKIEQLGTD from the exons ATGCTTCGGGCGAGCGCACGCGGCCTTCTCGTCGGCCGCCGACGAGACCTCATGGCCTCCCTCCtcgccttctcctcctccgcctccggcccCCCGCACAAACCATCGCCGTCCCACACCTCTCCCCCTCcgccctcggcttcctcctccGCACGAGCGTCGCGCTTCCGCCTCctgctcgcccgcgccgccgcgcgccgcgaccccgagccgccgccgcagGCCGAGAGCGAGAAGAAGTCGATTGCGGTGAGAACGGGGGAGCTGTTCCTGGGTCTGAGTGCGCTGTTCATCCGCGCGGGGAGGGGGACggcgccggtggaggaggtggagcaGAGGGAGGGGGTGTTGTGGGAGCAGCGCccggaggacgtggaggcggagcggcagcggcagcggcgggaggTGGCGACAGCGAGCCCCGGGTTCAGCTTCTCAGCCGCCGGGCTTCTCTTCCCCTACCACCTCGGCGTCGCGCAGTGCCTCCTCGACAAAGGCTACATCACA GAAAGAACTCCGTTAGCTGGCTCATCAGCTGGTGCCATAATCTGTGCAGTGATTGCATCCGGGAAGACAATGCAAGAGGCTCTTCAGGTGACCAAGATTCTAGCTGAAGACTGCCGGAGTAAAGGGACTGCCTTTCGCCTTGGG GCTGTACTCAAGGATGTTCTAGAAAAGTTTCTCCCAGATGATCTGCATATCAGTTGCAACGGAAGGATCCGTG TTGCTATTACTCAGTTGTCCTGGAGGCCTAGGGGCTTACTGGTCGACCAGTTTGACTCCAAGGAAGACGTCATTAGTGCAATTATTACATCTTCGTTTATTCCTGG ATACTTAGCCCCCAGGCCTGCGACTTTATTCCGTAACAGGCTGTGCGTTGACGGGGGCCTTACATTGTTTATGCCACCCACTTCTGCTTCTGAAACA GTTCGAATCTGCGCTTTCCCAGCTGGCAGACTAGGACTCCAAGGGATTGGTATTAGTCCAGACTGCAATCCGGAGAACAGAGCAACTCCCCGACAG CTGTTTAACTGGGCTCTGGAACCTGCTGAAGATGAAGTTCTCGATAAATTGTACGAGCTTGGGTACCAGGATGCAGCTGTGTGGGCTGAGCAGAACCCTCCTGAGTCAACTGTGAAGATTGAGCAGCTCGGTACAGATTGA
- the LOC123189849 gene encoding patatin-like phospholipase domain-containing protein 4 isoform X2, whose amino-acid sequence MLRASARGLLVGRRRDLMASLLAFSSSASGPPHKPSPSHTSPPPPSASSSARASRFRLLLARAAARRDPEPPPQAESEKKSIAVRTGELFLGLSALFIRAGRGTAPVEEVEQREGVLWEQRPEDVEAERQRQRREVATASPGFSFSAAGLLFPYHLGVAQCLLDKGYITERTPLAGSSAGAIICAVIASGKTMQEALQVTKILAEDCRSKGTAFRLGAVLKDVLEKFLPDDLHISCNGRIRVAITQLSWRPRGLLVDQFDSKEDVISAIITSSFIPGYLAPRPATLFRNRLCVDGGLTLFMPPTSASETV is encoded by the exons ATGCTTCGGGCGAGCGCACGCGGCCTTCTCGTCGGCCGCCGACGAGACCTCATGGCCTCCCTCCtcgccttctcctcctccgcctccggcccCCCGCACAAACCATCGCCGTCCCACACCTCTCCCCCTCcgccctcggcttcctcctccGCACGAGCGTCGCGCTTCCGCCTCctgctcgcccgcgccgccgcgcgccgcgaccccgagccgccgccgcagGCCGAGAGCGAGAAGAAGTCGATTGCGGTGAGAACGGGGGAGCTGTTCCTGGGTCTGAGTGCGCTGTTCATCCGCGCGGGGAGGGGGACggcgccggtggaggaggtggagcaGAGGGAGGGGGTGTTGTGGGAGCAGCGCccggaggacgtggaggcggagcggcagcggcagcggcgggaggTGGCGACAGCGAGCCCCGGGTTCAGCTTCTCAGCCGCCGGGCTTCTCTTCCCCTACCACCTCGGCGTCGCGCAGTGCCTCCTCGACAAAGGCTACATCACA GAAAGAACTCCGTTAGCTGGCTCATCAGCTGGTGCCATAATCTGTGCAGTGATTGCATCCGGGAAGACAATGCAAGAGGCTCTTCAGGTGACCAAGATTCTAGCTGAAGACTGCCGGAGTAAAGGGACTGCCTTTCGCCTTGGG GCTGTACTCAAGGATGTTCTAGAAAAGTTTCTCCCAGATGATCTGCATATCAGTTGCAACGGAAGGATCCGTG TTGCTATTACTCAGTTGTCCTGGAGGCCTAGGGGCTTACTGGTCGACCAGTTTGACTCCAAGGAAGACGTCATTAGTGCAATTATTACATCTTCGTTTATTCCTGG ATACTTAGCCCCCAGGCCTGCGACTTTATTCCGTAACAGGCTGTGCGTTGACGGGGGCCTTACATTGTTTATGCCACCCACTTCTGCTTCTGAAACAGTATAG
- the LOC123189848 gene encoding pectin acetylesterase 3 — translation MCSYIGASLPCYALVKYTSSRDFPIDRLDLASTTRSIETMVKTRVGAVRPWALLALALLLIAGSCVEAADEQAASGGGRRRRTHRRSAAAVADMMVPITFLNASVEKGAVCMDGTPAAYHLDPGSGAGSKSWIVNLEGGGWCNNARTCRFRTRTHHGSSNFMERQIAFTGIMSASPAENPDFYNWNRVKIRYCDSASFAGDTFDKGTGLYFRGQRIWEEAIQHLLSIGMASADRALLTGCSAGGLAAILHCDQFGAFFAGRSTTVKCLADAGLFLDAVDVSGGRSLRSYYGDIVAMQGVAPNLPPTCTDHLDATSCFFPQNIIDSIKTPIFLLNAAYDVWQIEESLAPSKADPSRAWRACKFNRSACNASQINFLQGFRDQMVASVRGFSGSKSNGLFINSCFAHCQSELPATWNGTPAIQNKRIAKSVGDWYFGRAEVKAIDCPYPCDNTCRNII, via the exons ATGTGTAGCTATATAGGTGCGTCACTCCCTTGCTATGCGCTCGTTAAATATACGTCGTCCAGGGATTTTCCTATCGATCGGCTCGATCTTGCTTCCACTACTCGATCCATTGAAACGATGGTGAAGACGAGGGTCGGTGCCGTCCGGCCGTGGGCGCTTCTCGCTCTTGCTCTCCTCCTCATCGCCGGCAGCTGCGTGGAGGCGGCGGACGAGCAGGCGGCGAGCGGCGGTGGCAGGAGGAGAAGGACGCATCGACGTTCCGCGGCGGCGGTCGCGGACATGATGGTGCCCATCACCTTCCTCAACGCCTCCGTCGAGAAGGGCGCCG TGTGTATGGATGGGACGCCGGCCGCTTACCACCTGGACCCGGGCTCCGGGGCAGGGAGCAAGAGTTGGATCGTCAACCTCGAG GGAGGCGGGTGGTGCAACAACGCGAGGACGTGCAGGTTCCGGACAAggactcaccatggctcctccaacTTCATGGAGCGGCAGATCGCCTTCACCGGCATCATGAGCGCCAGCCCCGCCGAGAATCCTG ATTTCTACAACTGGAACCGGGTGAAGATCCGCTACTGCGACAGCGCCTCCTTCGCCGGCGACACCTTCGACAAG GGTACCGGGCTCTACTTCCGGGGGCAGCGGATTTGGGAGGAAGCCATCCAGCACCTCCTCTCCATCGGGATGGCGTCGGCCGACCGGGCGCTTCTCACGGGCTGCTCCGCCGGTGGGCTGGCGGCGATACTCCACTGCGACCAGTTCGGCGCCTTCTTCGCCGGCCGAAGCACCACCGTCAAGTGCCTCGCCGACGCAGGCCTCTTCCTCGACGC CGTTGATGTTTCCGGGGGCCGCAGCTTGAGATCTTACTACGGCGACATTGTAGCCATGCAGGGAGTGGCTCCAAACCTTCCGCCCACCTGCAccgatcacctcgacgccacctcg TGCTTCTTCCCTCAGAATATAATCGACAGCATCAAGACCCCCATCTTCTTGCTCAACGCAGCCTACGACGTCTGGCAG ATTGAGGAAAGCCTGGCCCCAAGCAAAGCCGACCCCAGCCGCGCCTGGCGAGCCTGCAAGTTCAACCGCTCGGCCTGCAACGCGTCTCAGATAAACTTCCTGCAAG GTTTCAGAGATCAGATGGTGGCATCCGTGAGAGGCTTCTCCGGTTCCAAGAGCAACGGGCTCTTCATAAACTCGTGTTTCGCCCACTGCCAGTCCGAACTGCCGGCCACCTGGAATGGCACCCCTGCCATTCAGAACAAG AGGATCGCGAAATCTGTCGGCGATTGGTACTTTGGCCGGGCCGAAGTGAAGGCGATCGATTGCCCATACCCTTGCGACAACACATGCCGCAACATCATATAA